The following nucleotide sequence is from Rhizobium etli CFN 42.
ATCGTGAACCCGCGAGCGCGCAAAAATACGGCATTAGCCGATGATGTTCATACTTCCACCAGGTGCCCGGATTGCGGTACCGAGGCTTCGGGGCATATGTTCCTGATGGTCCTGCTTGTCTCGAATATCTCACGCTTGACGTCTAAGCGTTCGCAGATCGAAAGGTGCGGGATGTGTCATCGTGTGGGTCGGTCCGTCATCGAGGGTTAAATAGACGCACCGATCACTGGGCCGCCACCGTCTCTTCGGATAACTTCAGCTATGGGACCATGCTCTTTCATAGCTCAGGGCCATTCCGCTCGATCAAGGTCCCCGATGGCCAATCACTCATTGAGCATCCTATTGGGAATACTACCAAAATTACGTTTTCACAGCGCGTCGGCGGGAGGTTGAGATAAACATCGGCAAGGGTGGATCGCACGCGTACCCCTTCCAAAACCGTCGCAAGACCATTTCGGCAGAGCCTGAGAACAAGGTTGCGCAACGCCTGCCGAACACCGCCGAACGCAAACCGAACGCCAAGTTGCTGCAGCACTGGGTAAACAATGCGCATCGAATTAATGCCGTACCCCTCAAGATCTGGACGCACGCCCCACAATCCAAGCTCGCATACGAGTAGATCGACCTCGCCAACCCGAACGAAACGACGCAACAACCCCATGTGAGCGGCCACACCGTGCGCATCATAGCCTATTACGCGAAGCTCGGGCCTAGCTCCTGACCAACTACGAGCACCTTCGAATGGAAGGGCGTTGTAAGCTCCAGTTGGCCCATAGGTCTTCCGAAAGAAATCTGCGAGCTCCGTGTGGTCAGAGAGCTCCAACTCGTTTTCCCAGCACACTTTCCACCGCACCTGAGGGCTCATACCTAAACCTCCACTTAATACTCTGTCCAGGCGTCGACAGAGCAACTACTTGATACGCACTCGTTGGGGCGCTTCTAATGGCACTGGTATAAGCTGGTGAAATCATTTGTTTGGATGGAACTCATCCGTCCAATGGATGCGTTCCAATCAATCGGCCTGCCATCGGCTGCCGACGCCAGATGAAGCGGCCGGGCTCCAACTTCTTCGTGAACATGCCGCCTTGTCCATCATGCTGGATCATCTTGATCAGGCATCCAGGACATTGAACTGAAAAGTTGACCATGACTGAGAGGCTCGCTACTCAGGCAGAAGCAAGCCAAAGACGTTTTCGGCGATAATCAGGCAAATTGTCGAGATCACATTAGAACCATCGGCGGAACCGGGCTGGTCTATCCCGGCGTCGAAAGTCGTCGAACGACCCGACCTGGCGGAGGGGTTTTTTCGGAATGTTCGGTTTGCGACAGTCTGATTCCACACAAAATGGGACGCGGCGATAGGCAGCAGCATTCTCCTGTTGAATCTGAAAGGGGTTCCCCTCGCAAAACGCCCTGGTTCGCTTTGGCTATCGCAGCCCATGGACCGGCACGCTGGGTATCGGCGAAGATTGCCAGAGGACATACTTGCCTGGCGATCCCGACCTCGGGAGAAGATGATGGGTACAGGAATGGATTCGCAGATCAGTGCGTTTCCGGTGCAAGCTTTTAGGACCCCGGACACAGCAAACGCCTCCCAGGACTGGCGAGGCGGCCGCGAGATCGCAATTTTCTCCTAGATAACGGTATGAGGTGATCGTCATACCCTGGTCACCGGATGCCGATCGTCACGCACATGGTCTGGTACAGAGCCGGCGGCGCCGATGAGCCCCCGAGGAAATACTTAGTGACTGGCACGGTTGTTGCGTCGTCTCACGAAAGACAGCCGTTAACGAGAGGTCACGATGATGGATGTATGCTCGATGGGGATGGTGTTGTGCGGTGGGTACCTTCTTGCTGCATCCGCAGGCAGACTCGGCGGCGCTGAGAATGTCTTATCTGACTCGCCTTTGTCCGCGGCTGATGTATCGAGTTTCGAGACTTTCATAGTTCGCAGCCCACCGACATCACTCAATCTGGATCCATTTTATGCCAAATATGCTGACGCAGCGGGCATACCTATTATTTCGTCAAACAAGGTTCCAGACACGGCACTATTGATCTCACGTGACATTGTCCTCTACATGTTGTCAGAACGCCGTGATGTCCGCGATGCTTTAATCCAGGCTGGAGCGCGGGTGGGCGTCATGGCAATTGACGAGACGACGACTGATATTCCCGAGCAGCGGGATTGGAAGAAGCCTCTTCCCGATGATCCACGTCTCACCCCTGACGAGCGGCGGGATTACGCCAACACGATCGGCAAGATGACTGCCCGAGACTACTGGGCACAAAGGGCGCGCGGCATGGGCGGGCTCTACACGACGGGAGCTGTGGAGAATTTGATGGGCGTGCCGGGCACGCGGTATTACGGCGGGAACATTCTTGTTCACGAATTCTCACATAATATTTTCAACGCGCTGCGCACGGTAGATCCTGATCTCGTTGCACGAGTTGAACGTGCCTATTCGCACGCCTACGAGAAAGGCCTCTGGGCGTGTTCCTATATGGAGAACAACGTCGATGAGTATTGGGCCGAGGGCACGCGATTTTGGTTCAATACGAACTTGGCTTACAGCCGAGGCAATCTCACCATTGCCACATCAGAAGATTTCGAGGCTCACGATCCAAGCCTCTATAATATCATGGCCGAAGTCTACCGCCATGACCACCACATTCTGGCGGATGTCTATTACCGGCATTCGGCGAAGTCGCAGTAATGTCCTTTGGTATTGACTGCCGGCCTCATGCTGCAATCCCGCTGGAGACCCGAACTATCGCTGATCGTCCGTAATTTGTCAGAGCCAGCCATAAATTTGAGTTTCCGTTCAATTGAAGCGCCCATGTTGTTCCCACGGGTGCATACCAAGTACTTCGTGGCCGCTGGAATTGGCTCCTTGTGCAACATCGAGACCAAATGACCTGCCACTGCGAATTTCCTCCAGAATGGATTAGAGTCCGGCCCATTAAAGGACGGATGAATGAAGAAGCAGAGATTTACGGAAGAGCAGATTATTGCGGTGCTGAAGGAGCAGGAGGCTGGCGCGAAGGTGGCCGACCTCTGCCGCAAGCACGGAATTTCAGAAGCAACATTTTATAATTGGAAAGCCAAATACGGCGGCATGGAAGTCTCCGAGGCGAAGCGGCTGAAGGCGCTTGAAGACGAGAACGCGAGACTGAAGAAGCTGCTGGCCGAACAGATGCTGGATGCAGCCGCACTTCGCGAGCTTCTTGCAAAAAAATGGTAGGGCCTGCCGCCAAACGCGACGCCGTCGCGCATCTGAAGACCGTCATGGGTCTTTCGGAACGGCGGGCCTGCCAGATTATATCTGCGGATCGGAAGATGGTGCGATATCGGTCCTGCCGACCGCCGGAGGTAGAATTGCGAGCGAAGCTGCGCGACCTCGCCAATGAGCGACGGCGTTTCGGCTACCGGCGACTGTTCGTCCTGCTTCGGCGGGACGGAGAGCCGTCCGGCGTCAATCGCATCTACCGGCTCTATCGCGAGGAAGGTCTTTCCGTTCGCAAGCGGAAAGCCAGACGCCGTGCTGTCCGCACGCGTGCTCCGATTTCTGGTCGAGGCGAAGGCCAATGCCCGCTGGTCGCTAGACTTCGTGCACGACCAGTTCGCTTGCGGAAGGAGGTTTCGCGTGCTCAACATCGTCGATGACGTAACGCGCGAATGCCTGGCGGCGATCCCGGACACATCCATCTCCGGTCGACGTGTCGCCCGAGAACTGACGACGCTGATCGAACGACGCGGCAAGCCAGGAATGATTGTCTCCGACAACGGCACCGAACTAACGTCGAATGCCATCCTTGCCTGGTCGAAGGATCACAAGGTCGAGTGGCACTACATCGCGCCGGGAAAGCCGATGCAGAACGGCTATGTCGAGAGTTTCAACGGTCGGATGCGCGACGAGTTACTCAATGAAAGCCTGTTCTTCGGCCTCGATCATGCCCGCAGCGCCATTGCTGAATGGGCGGACGATTACAACCATTTCCGGCCGCACTCATCGCTTGGATACAAAACCCCGGCAGACTTTGCCGGGACCATCGCCGCAACCGGCTCCAACGCTGCGCAAGATGAAAGCTTCGCGTTTCCGCCGGTTGCTCACACCGCGCCACTTGGCGTACTCAAAACCGCCGGGGCTCTAGTCGCTGCTGGGTGAAAGTACCGTGGCAGGTCACTCGGGCAGCGGCGTGTTTCAATCCGATGGAGAAACCTCCGCAGTCAGTGGGGACACGATGGTCTATATAGCGCCGCACCAAAAACACGCGATCAAAAATAGCAGCCCTCAAACCAGCTTAAAGTTCCTTTCGATATGGTGGGATTGAATTGAGAGCAAACCAACATACTTTTTTTGCCTGCTCGGCGCCGCCGTGCCCGAACGGCAAGCTGCATCTTGGGCATATAGGTGGCGTGTACCTTCTCGCCGACGTGTTCGTACGCTACCACCGCATGGTAGGCAACGCGGCCTATCACGTGACAGGTGCGGACGAACATGGCACTTACACGCTGGTGAAAGCCCGAAAGCTTGGCAGGCCGGTTGATGACGTCGCACACATGCACATTGAAGAAATTCTGCAGTGTCTGCGGTCAGTTGATATTGAACCGGACGTATTTGTAAGGACTTCAAGCGAAGACCACAAAGACCGCAGCTTGGCGATCTACGACCAACTAAGAGCGTCCGGCTACGTTGAGCTGCGCGACGGAGAGCAACTGTATTGCGGGACGTGCGAAGAGTTCGCCGCAGACTCACTCGCGGTCGGAGAGTGTCCAGCTTGTAACGCGCCAACAGATAGTAACCTTTGCGAAGATTGCGGCTCGGCGCTGCAACACAATCTACTACGCAACCCGATTCACACGACATGCGGCCAGAGCCTTATCTTGCGCCCGATTCGACAGGTTCATTTTGAGCTTGAAAAATTTGCTCCGGGGCTCGATCACGCCATTGAGGCGAGCGGATGGCCGGAATCCATAAAGCGCAAAGAACTTGACTGGCTACGGTCAAAACTGATGGCATTGCCGATGTCGCGGCATTTCGACCGTGGTGTGACTTTGAACTCCCCGGTGGAGGTGGCAGGCCAAACTTTAATGACTTGGTTTGAAGGATTGTGGTGCTATGAGACAGGAATCGAACGCCTCTGCAAGCAAAATGGCGCAGATCTCGATGACACTATGCGCAACGCGAGCACGAGACTCGTATTCTTCATGGGTCAGGATAACCGGTTTTATTACACGATCGGCGTTACTGCTAGTTTGTTCTCGCGCGGTTATGCGATTCCATACAACCATGCAATTCAGGACTTTTATAAGCTCGAAGGCGCGAAATTTTCTACTAGCCGTGACCACGCTGTGTGGGCTGACGAGGTGGCAGCAGATATCGACACGAACGTGCTGCGCTACTATTTGGCTAGCATCGCCAAGCCATTTGGCGCAAACGACAACGATTTTCTGATCGAGGGGCTGCTTCAGACCGCGGCTAGAATTCGTGCTTTCGAAACGGCTTTGCGCAAGTACGCCGGATGTAACGAGACGCTGACGGCCGACAAGCTGACAGTCGAGCAGAACCACAATGTTAAACGATATTCCGAAGCGGTGCAGGACTTGCGCGTCTGGGATGCCATGGACGCCATAGACGCCTTTTTCGACGTTGCGTCTTTTTCAAGGGCAGATACCTCAGTCAGCGCAGCGGAAGTTTCCGTATTTCTAAGCCTTCTTAATCCTGTGACCCCGATGCTTGCGGCGCGGTATGGTGCTTTCTTTTTCGGAGCCGGATGGCGGCCGGGGCTCGATGGCGGCACTATCCGGCCAAGCACCGGCTTACGCAAACCGGTTGATTTCCCATTGTTTAGCGACCCGATTCCGGAAGCCTTCATAGAGGCTTATGAAAGACGATTTAGGCAAGTCCGGCCGAATTCTTAGCTTTTAATGACGGCAACCGCTTTGACGATCCCGAGGCGAGTAACGCGGACGCCGACCGGATGACGGCATCTCGATAGCGGAGAACGCAAGGCGGCAGTCGGGCGACCTACTTCGTTCCGAAAGGCCCACGACGGCTTTCTGGCGTGCGACGGCGTCGCGCTTGGCGGCGGGCCTTTCTATTTTTTAAGGAGCTCGGGAAGTGGGGCCGTATCCAGGATCTGCTCGGCGAGCAGTCTCTTCAGTGTGGCGTTCTCTTCCTCAAGCGCCTTCAGGCGCGTTGATCTTTTCATCACAAATTACTGGCACGCCACCAATATCTTGAACATGCTTCCAAACAGAAGGAGCCCGCCAGTCGATAGCCAGCGTACGGCAAAGCCTCTCCGGTATCGCGATATGATGAACCTACTTCCGCCCATCCGTTCACTAGCATTTCATGTCGCTCGGTGACGCCGCTCCACATCGCCTATTGCTAAGGTGCCATTCGATATTTAAAGTGGATTATCTGCAACTATAACGTCTATCGTAACTATGCGGCCTACTTAATTGATCACCAAACTAACCTAAGCCTTTTTGACGAACCTTCATTGGATCTATGCTGGAAGGTTCTGTACTGGAAAAATCGATTGTTTGGATATAAAATATCCGTTGTTTGGATGTGACTAAAGATGCGTTTCAAGGGCCTTGATCTAAACCTGCTCGTTGCATTGGATGCGCTCACGACCGAGCGCAACCTAACGGCTGCCGCACGTAGTATCAATCTAAGTCAACCAGCAATGAGTGCCGCCATTGGTAGGCTTCGGGACTATTTCCGCGACGAATTGTTTACAATGAATGGTCGAGAACTTCGGCTGACGCCCCGTGCCGAAGGACTTGCCTCGGCAGTGCGTGAAACTCTCTTGCAGGTACAATGCTCAATCATCTCTTGGGAGCCGTTTAACCCGTCGAAGTCTGACAGATGCTTTAGAATAGTTCTGTCCGATTTCATGATGCTGATATACTTCAATAAAATCATTGAGCGAGTTGCTCGAGAAGCGCCCGCAGTCAGCTTTGAGTTGCTGCCTTTGGATAGTGATCCGTACGAGATGCTTAGCCGCGGTGACGTCGACTTCCTCATCGTGCCTGAATTTTTTCTCTCGGGAGCACACCCGAGCGCAAAACTGTTCACAGAGAAGTTTGTATGTGTAGCCTGTTCGACAAATGTGGACCTACCTTCAGCGCTGACGATCGAGCAATATGTCTCCACGGGACACGTCGCTGCCGCGTTTGGGCGCTTTTTGAAGCCATCGGTCGAGGGCTGGTTCTTGCTCGAGAATGGTATTCAGAGGCGGGTGGAGGTCGTCGTGCAAGGGTTTAGCTTAATACCACCAGTCCTGCGTGGCACGAACCGCATAGCTAACCTACCGCTTCGCTTAGTCGAGCATTACGAAAGTACTTTCCCTTTGCGGATCATCAACCTTCCGTTACCGCTCCCCGTCTTCACAGAAGCTGTTCAATGGCCAGCGCTCCATAATGCCGATCCAGGGAGCATCTGGTTCAGGGAGATATTGGTTGAGGAAGCTTCCCGTATGATGTCCTCCAACGCACCTAAAATACATGGGTTGCTACAACAATCCGGTTCCTGACCAAGGTTCCTGCTTGAGTAAGATCCGCCCGAGCCCGAATAAGTTCAACAGCCACCAAAGAGGCTTTTCAAAGGTATCCATCCGGGGAAGGCCGCTGACCTTGCCCCCAAGTTTTATCCAGTTTTGAGTTCGCTCCGACGGTTTTAGGTTGCTGTATTTGCGGCGGTAGCGGCGGGTTGCGGTGCGGAGCAATTGTGGTCCCCCAGCACCCTTCGATTTGCCGCCGAAGGTGCTAGACAGCACGTCGCGCAATCGTCCGAAGGGCGGCCGATCGGCGACGGGCGTAGCGCTCAGCTTCGTCGATAAAATGGCCTGCGGGTCACTCACAGGTGGTGCCGTCTTCAGCTAATCGGCCGCGTCGCGGGTCGTCGCTCCCAATGCAGCCCAGCTTCCTAGGTTTCAGGATGGTCACGGCAATCGCGCTGCCTCCTGAACCATTATATCTCGCATCCAGATATTTGCCGGATCTTTGTCGTGAAGTACCGGCCATTGGACTGCCTCGGTGAATGTCGGCAGCGCTATCGGGGGCGCAGTCATCCGCAATGGTATCGTGTCCTCAAAAAGCCCAACTAGTCGTAACGGAACGGTTGCGATGCGATCGGTGCCCATTAGGGCGGCGGGGATCATGCTAAAGCTTGAAACAACGACTTCGACCCGCCTCTTGAGGCCATGCTCCTGCAAGAAGCAATCTTCTATGGTAGGCTGCTGCGTCCGACCGAACCTAACTACCGCGTGCCCCATTGAAGAATACTCCTCGGCAGTAAGGGCTTCCTCAAGTTGTTTGTTATTACTGCAGCCGACGCAAGTCAGTCGTTCCTGAAATAGATCTATCTTAGGGTGCGCGCTCGACATGAATAGCGGTGGGCTAATAAGGAAGTCTACGTCGCCGCGTCGCAAAAGCTCGTCTGGATTGTCAGTAAGAGGCAGCAAGTCAAAACTAATGCCGGGTGCTTCCCGCGCAAGACGCTCCAGTATCTTCTGAAAAAGAACAACTGTAACGAAATCGCATAAGCTTACTCGGAAATGACGATCTGATTGATCAGGAGTAAATTTATCCCAGGGTATGATATTGAGCCGAATATGCTGTAAAGCCTCACGAATCGCAGGCGCGAGGTCTTCCGCACGCGGAGTTGGAACGAACTCACGACCACGCATCGTAAATAGTTCATCGCGGAAATAGGAGCGGAGCCGGCGGACAGCTGCACTCATTGCGGGCTGGCTCAGATTAATGCTACGTGCCGCCGCAGTAAGGTTGCGCTCAATCATTAGTGCATCGAGCGCGACAAGGAGATTTAGATCGAGGCCCTTAAATCGCATATCTTTTAACTATCCAATAGTGCAGCCCATTCCACAATGGCTGTTCCTACGGCGATGGCTGAATTCGCCTTGACGCTCCTCAATCGATTTGAGGGCGCGGCCACAGAGACTTAATCTCTGTGATCGGAAAGCAACCTGAGGCCAGTCCAGATTAAGCCATAACTCCAGAGTGAACGCTCGTTGCAGTGTAATAGGAAGCCTCCAATGGCAAATCACCAAACGCCAGCTGGCAAAGAAGATAATTAGCACCTGCTTCCTCGACATGATCGAGAAGATCTTGCCTAACTGAAGCAGCAGTACCAACTACGCACAACTGACAGTCTACTGCTGCATCAAAATCCGGCGGGAGGTTCTGAGGAGTCTGTATCCCGTTAATCTCGTACAGAAACCTAAAGCTCCGAAGCCACCGTTGATAAGCCGGGGCCGCGAGCGAAATGGCATGCTTCGTCGTGCTGCCGGCCACCACCATTCGGACCAACCCAAGGAACGGCGCCCGTTTCCTGCCCCCGGCGGTACGTCTCTCGTGTGCTCGGTAGGCATCAGTGATCTGGCGAACAGCAGAAGCAGGGCCCCCGCAGGCAAGATTTGTATCGTTCTCAGCCGCCCAGCGCGCAACCTCAGGACGACTGGTTGTAATCCATCTCGGAGGCTGAGGACGTTGGTGTGGCCGCAACATCAACGGGACTTTGTCTAGTTCAAAGTGGTCGCCTTTGTAGGAAAGAGCCTGAGCTCCTTCCTTCATCGCTTGGATGACGATCTCGCTGGCTTCGAGATAGCGCGATGTCGCCACCTCCTCATCAATACCGAAAAAGCTCCATTCGATTGGTAAGGAGCCGCGCCCCATGCCCAACTCGAGCCTGCCACCGCTCAGATGATCCAGCATGCAAATTTCTTCAAACGCACGTAACGGATGATAAAGGTTCAACAGCATAACCAAAGGACCGAGACGAAGATGCTGCGTGCGCTGAGCTACGCTTGCTAGAAATAGATTCGGCGAAGGTCCTCTGCCGTGGGGAGTACAGTGGTGCTCTGCGACGTGATATCCATAAAAGCCAAGGCGATCGCAGACCTCTGCCAACTTCATCCGATCTTCATACTGGCGCCCAATCTCCCTTCCGTCTTCGTCCAAATGGTCGAAGATACCAACCATCAGCTTTGCGGGAAGAGAGTTTGTCATTTAAATGTCTCCAAGTTTGGCGGCGAAT
It contains:
- the nodA gene encoding nodulation N-acyltransferase NodA; amino-acid sequence: MSPQVRWKVCWENELELSDHTELADFFRKTYGPTGAYNALPFEGARSWSGARPELRVIGYDAHGVAAHMGLLRRFVRVGEVDLLVCELGLWGVRPDLEGYGINSMRIVYPVLQQLGVRFAFGGVRQALRNLVLRLCRNGLATVLEGVRVRSTLADVYLNLPPTRCENVILVVFPIGCSMSDWPSGTLIERNGPEL
- a CDS encoding class I tRNA ligase family protein; amino-acid sequence: MRANQHTFFACSAPPCPNGKLHLGHIGGVYLLADVFVRYHRMVGNAAYHVTGADEHGTYTLVKARKLGRPVDDVAHMHIEEILQCLRSVDIEPDVFVRTSSEDHKDRSLAIYDQLRASGYVELRDGEQLYCGTCEEFAADSLAVGECPACNAPTDSNLCEDCGSALQHNLLRNPIHTTCGQSLILRPIRQVHFELEKFAPGLDHAIEASGWPESIKRKELDWLRSKLMALPMSRHFDRGVTLNSPVEVAGQTLMTWFEGLWCYETGIERLCKQNGADLDDTMRNASTRLVFFMGQDNRFYYTIGVTASLFSRGYAIPYNHAIQDFYKLEGAKFSTSRDHAVWADEVAADIDTNVLRYYLASIAKPFGANDNDFLIEGLLQTAARIRAFETALRKYAGCNETLTADKLTVEQNHNVKRYSEAVQDLRVWDAMDAIDAFFDVASFSRADTSVSAAEVSVFLSLLNPVTPMLAARYGAFFFGAGWRPGLDGGTIRPSTGLRKPVDFPLFSDPIPEAFIEAYERRFRQVRPNS
- the nodD2 gene encoding transcriptional regulator NodD2 — translated: MRFKGLDLNLLVALDALTTERNLTAAARSINLSQPAMSAAIGRLRDYFRDELFTMNGRELRLTPRAEGLASAVRETLLQVQCSIISWEPFNPSKSDRCFRIVLSDFMMLIYFNKIIERVAREAPAVSFELLPLDSDPYEMLSRGDVDFLIVPEFFLSGAHPSAKLFTEKFVCVACSTNVDLPSALTIEQYVSTGHVAAAFGRFLKPSVEGWFLLENGIQRRVEVVVQGFSLIPPVLRGTNRIANLPLRLVEHYESTFPLRIINLPLPLPVFTEAVQWPALHNADPGSIWFREILVEEASRMMSSNAPKIHGLLQQSGS
- the nodD3 gene encoding transcriptional regulator NodD3, with the translated sequence MRFKGLDLNLLVALDALMIERNLTAAARSINLSQPAMSAAVRRLRSYFRDELFTMRGREFVPTPRAEDLAPAIREALQHIRLNIIPWDKFTPDQSDRHFRVSLCDFVTVVLFQKILERLAREAPGISFDLLPLTDNPDELLRRGDVDFLISPPLFMSSAHPKIDLFQERLTCVGCSNNKQLEEALTAEEYSSMGHAVVRFGRTQQPTIEDCFLQEHGLKRRVEVVVSSFSMIPAALMGTDRIATVPLRLVGLFEDTIPLRMTAPPIALPTFTEAVQWPVLHDKDPANIWMRDIMVQEAARLP
- a CDS encoding LLM class flavin-dependent oxidoreductase, yielding MTNSLPAKLMVGIFDHLDEDGREIGRQYEDRMKLAEVCDRLGFYGYHVAEHHCTPHGRGPSPNLFLASVAQRTQHLRLGPLVMLLNLYHPLRAFEEICMLDHLSGGRLELGMGRGSLPIEWSFFGIDEEVATSRYLEASEIVIQAMKEGAQALSYKGDHFELDKVPLMLRPHQRPQPPRWITTSRPEVARWAAENDTNLACGGPASAVRQITDAYRAHERRTAGGRKRAPFLGLVRMVVAGSTTKHAISLAAPAYQRWLRSFRFLYEINGIQTPQNLPPDFDAAVDCQLCVVGTAASVRQDLLDHVEEAGANYLLCQLAFGDLPLEASYYTATSVHSGVMA